The Toxoplasma gondii ME49 chromosome XII, whole genome shotgun sequence genome includes a region encoding these proteins:
- a CDS encoding protein phosphatase 2C domain-containing protein (encoded by transcript TGME49_218590), with product MPFVAVAVPLRRNEPVDLCFKMHSFTRSPGPPLWGCSPMPSKRALAMAVTAASSLVLSSPACLSRLSVSSPPSLSHLCPQRQVSLSTRSPTLSASPDARRRGVAFNGQGKQLSSSSPPCVPRGSPLAPSLSSAQRRFSDVSFVASFSRDGGFAPGLWAGAHAPADGAFLGVSGSLFLPRFSSLHHLSPCRSSSSAVTRFRGASDLPFISSTSASCRLLLSRSRETHRSLPSSDASLDSQRESRTAKKPCLPFAASLHAFFASESPSPVSSSPLYPSLFPWPSFSFSPLFLRSTLLLAVAPFLAYCFSLSEKQRMSRGGGGPARCDEKTSSPQSSSRLADVSASFFRSWGVRPQSAEAPSASPLGKEGCEAAAVRVSSGPSAASLWGSGEGGGILRWRGGGVGRWSEAANAEIEDRSLAVLLAIDGEEEREDDRSAEPSADGDTRQETEEEAIQLASLVFPREVAALLGGKRIFEEVSWMRERKAKMRRKQGAPNSAERKKKPPQQKVLLTAVIDGHGGPQVAEYVMQNLPWHVERELTALRRAFLKKSNMGENGEASLTDTSWLTNELLTKAISRAFRTLDDEIYQSVSRAYRLGFHRSIRVGACCTAILVTDRSLVVANSGDCKAVLSRRYGAELQALNEQLNANSPAERQRLREEHPDEENVVVCKHSWQEQRKPSSVVDIPLYFAGLLGSSTFYSGCYVKGRLQPTRAFGDFLLKRSEYGHELQRSRRSNGSSPSQPLSYPYLTVDPVVAHFDLRGDEDFVVLGSDGVWDFLDDSETARAIHASLQRTRQRAARAMSGQSSSFSGGLPEQGSDPCQLAAPNRAGVTSLFSADAARLAAADLVKTVLQRAADERAISVDEMRAQEPKQRRRTYDDTTAVVVLLGQDWRPRPAATKERR from the exons ATGCCGTTTGTCGCCGTGGCAGTGCCATTGCGTAGGAACGAACCGGTGGACCTTTGTTTCAAAATGCATTCGTTCACTCGAAGTCCAGGACCTCCGTTGTGGGGGTGTTCGCCGATGCCGTCGAAGCGCGCTCTCGCCATGGCGGTCACGGCAGCTTCCTCTCtagttctttcctctcccgcttgtctctctcggctctcggtttcctctcccccttctctctctcatctctgTCCGCAGCGgcaagtctctctctcaacTCGGTCGCCAACTCTGTCTGCCTCCCCGGACGCGCGGCGACGGGGCGTCGCTTTTAACGGCCAAGGCAAACaactctcttcctcgtctcctccctgcGTCCCACGAGGTTCCCCACttgctccgtctctctcttctgcacaGCGGCGATTCTCGGATGTCTCTtttgtcgcttccttctctcgcgacgGGGGCTTCGCTCCTGGCCTCTGGGCTGGTGCGCATGCACCTGCTGACGGTGCCTTTCTTGGCGTCTCTgggtctctttttctccctcgtttctcctctcttcaccatctttcgcCTTGCCGCTCGAGCTCGAGTGCCGTAACGCGTTTTCGAGGCGCTTCGGACCTCCCGTTTATCTCCTCCACGAGCGCTAGCTGTAGGCTGCTCCTAAGccggagcagagagacccACAGATCCCTCCCATCGTCGGAtgcttctctcgactctcAGCGCGAAAGCCGAACCGCGAAGAAGCCGTGTCTCCCCTtcgccgcgtctctgcatgcgttctttgCGTCCGAGTCTCcctcccctgtctcttcttctcctctgtatccttccctgtttccctggccgtccttctccttctctccactcttcctccgttcgacgctgctcctcgccgtcgctcccttcctcgcctattgcttctcgctgtcagagaagcagcgcatGTCCAGAGGGGGAGGCGGGCCTGCGCGGTGCGACGAGAAAACCTCCTCGCCGCAGTCTTCCTCGAGACTCGCAGACGTCTCCGCGTCCTTCTTTCGATCCTGGGGCGTTAGGCCACAGAGCGCAGAGGCGCCGTCCGCCTCTCCGCTCGGCAAAGAAGGGTGCGAAGCGGCTGCTGTTCGTGTCTCCTCAGGgccttctgcggcttctttGTGGGGAAGCGGGGAAGGCGGGGGGATCTTGCGGTGGCGAGGCGGAGGTGTTGGGCGCTGGTCTGAGGCGGCGAACGCCGAAATTGAAGATCGCAGCCTTGCCGTTCTTCTGGCGAtcgacggggaagaagagcgagaggatgACCGGTCTGCGGAGCCGAgtgcagacggagacactcgacaagagacggaagaggaggcgatCCAGCTTGcatctctcgtctttccacGCGAAgtcgctgctctcctcgGAGGCAAACGCATTTTTGAGGAAGTCAGCTGgatgcgagagaggaaggcgaagatgaGGAGGAAACAGGGGGCGCCCAATtcagcagaaaggaaaaagaagcctCCCCAGCAGAAAGTCCTCCTCACAGCAGTGATCGACGGTCACGGAGGGCCGCAAGTCG CGGAGTACGTCATGCAAAATCTCCCATGGCACGTAGAGCGCGAGCTCACCGCTTTGAGGAGAGCCTTTCTGAAGAAAAGCAACATGGGCGAGAACGGCGAGGCGTCTTTGACGGACACCTCGTGGTTGACAAACGAACTGCTGACAAAAGCCATTTCTCGCGCCTTCCGTACCTTG GACGACGAGATCTACCAGTCTGTGAGCCGGGCGTATCGCCTGGGGTTTCACAGGAGCATTCGA GTGGGGGCCTGCTGCACGGCGATTCTCGTCACGGATCGCAGCCTAGTAGTGGCAAACAGCGGAGACTGTAAAGCAGTTCTGTCCAGGAGGTACGGCGCAGAACTTCAGGCGCTGAACGAACAGCTGAACGCCAACTCGCCGGCGGAGCGACAACgactgagagaagagcacCCCGACGAGGAAAACGTG GTTGTCTGCAAGCACAGCTGGcaggagcagaggaagccgTCGTCTGTGGTGGATATTCCTCTGTATTTTGCGGGACTCCTTG GTTCCTCGACATTCTACTCAGGGTGCTACGTGAAGGGTCGCCTGCAGCCGACGCGTGCGTTCGGGGATTTTCTTTTGAAGAGGTCCGAGTACGGCCACGAGCTCCAGCGGTCTCGGCGCTCCAACGGGTCCTCTCCTTCACAGCCTCTCTCGTATCCGTACTTGACCGTTGATCCTGTGGTGGCGCACTTCGACTTgcggggagacgaggacTTCGTTGTCTTGGGCAGCGACGGAGTCTGGGACTTCTTAGATGACAGTGAAACCGCTCGGGCGATTCACGCGAGTCTTCAGCgcacaagacagagagcagctCGTGCAATGTCGGGACAGAGTTCCTCATTTTCCGGAGGCCTCCCTGAGCAAGGAAGCGACCCATGTCAACTCGCGGCCCCCAACAGAGCAGGCGTcacctctctgttttctgctgATGCAGCGCGCCTCGCTGCGGCAGA CTTGGTGAAGACGGTTCTGCAAAGAGCCGCTGACGAGCGGGCGATTTCAGTGGATGAAATGAGAGCTCAAGagccgaagcagagaagaagaacttaTGACGACACGACAGCGGTGGTCGTGCTGCTGGGCCAGGACTGGAGACCGAGGCCAGCTGCCACGAAGGAGCGTCGGTGA